A region of Nocardioides alkalitolerans DNA encodes the following proteins:
- a CDS encoding AMP-binding protein, protein MSVYDERPWLGLYGQQPPEIEPGHRNALDMFRAGLAQEPDGVAVRYFDGVLTRAELDAQSDALASGLLAHGVAPGDRVAAYLQNVPQFLVVLLAAWKAGAVMVSVNPMSRARELTYLLEDSGARVLVSLESLYDEVARDVVPGSAVELVLTTSELEHQTRHDPRLFAGVERRRHEGTTDLAAFIDEHRGQVPPPVTLGPEDVAFLTYTSGTTGVPKGAMNTHGNVVFTATVYRDWARFRPGGSVFGIAPLFHITGLIGHIAVSFLAPMPLVLAYRFEPAVVLDAFREHRPTCTIGAITAFNALLNHPDFTTDHFSSFTSVYSGGAAISPTAEKRFLEATGLQVHNAYGLTETTSPMTLTPFGTPSPVDPVSGALSVGVPVPSTTVRVLGDDGRDVPLGEVGEIVAEGPQVVAGYWGKPKETEASLPGRSLRSGDVGFMNDDGWIFIVDRKKDMINASGYKVWPREVEDVLAEHPAVRESAVVGVPDEKRGETVKAFVSLHAGQEATAEELVAHCRERMAAYKYPRQVVVLDELPKTVTGKILRRELRGT, encoded by the coding sequence GTGAGCGTCTACGACGAGCGGCCCTGGCTGGGCCTCTACGGCCAGCAGCCGCCCGAGATCGAACCCGGCCACCGCAACGCCCTCGACATGTTCCGGGCCGGCCTCGCCCAGGAGCCCGACGGCGTCGCGGTGCGCTACTTCGACGGGGTCCTCACGCGCGCCGAGCTCGACGCCCAGAGCGACGCCCTGGCCTCCGGTCTCCTCGCGCACGGCGTGGCGCCGGGCGACCGCGTCGCGGCGTACCTGCAGAACGTGCCGCAGTTCCTCGTCGTGCTCCTCGCGGCGTGGAAGGCGGGCGCCGTCATGGTCTCGGTCAACCCGATGAGCCGCGCGCGGGAGCTCACCTACCTCCTCGAGGACTCGGGGGCGCGCGTGCTCGTGTCCCTGGAGTCGTTGTACGACGAGGTGGCGCGCGACGTCGTCCCCGGCAGCGCCGTCGAGCTCGTGCTCACCACCAGCGAGCTGGAGCACCAGACGCGGCACGACCCCCGTCTGTTCGCCGGGGTGGAGCGGCGCCGCCACGAGGGCACGACCGACCTCGCGGCGTTCATCGACGAGCACCGCGGCCAGGTGCCGCCACCCGTCACGCTCGGGCCGGAGGACGTCGCGTTCCTGACCTACACGTCGGGCACCACCGGCGTGCCGAAGGGCGCGATGAACACCCACGGCAACGTGGTGTTCACGGCGACCGTCTACCGCGACTGGGCGCGCTTCCGGCCCGGCGGCTCGGTCTTCGGCATCGCGCCGCTCTTCCACATCACGGGACTGATCGGGCACATCGCGGTCAGCTTCCTGGCCCCGATGCCGCTGGTGCTGGCCTACCGGTTCGAGCCGGCGGTCGTGCTCGACGCATTCCGCGAGCACCGCCCGACGTGCACGATCGGCGCGATCACCGCGTTCAACGCGCTGCTCAACCACCCGGACTTCACCACCGACCACTTCTCCTCGTTCACGTCCGTCTACTCGGGTGGCGCGGCGATCTCGCCGACGGCGGAGAAGCGGTTCCTCGAGGCCACCGGGCTGCAGGTCCACAACGCCTACGGCCTGACCGAGACGACGAGCCCGATGACGCTGACGCCGTTCGGCACGCCGTCGCCGGTCGACCCCGTCTCGGGTGCGCTGTCCGTCGGCGTACCGGTGCCGTCCACGACGGTGCGCGTCCTCGGGGACGACGGGCGCGACGTACCGCTCGGGGAGGTCGGCGAGATCGTGGCCGAGGGCCCGCAGGTCGTGGCGGGCTACTGGGGCAAGCCGAAGGAGACGGAGGCGAGCCTGCCCGGGCGCTCCCTGCGGTCGGGCGACGTCGGGTTCATGAACGACGACGGCTGGATCTTCATCGTCGACCGCAAGAAGGACATGATCAACGCGTCGGGCTACAAGGTGTGGCCGCGCGAGGTCGAGGACGTCCTGGCCGAGCACCCGGCGGTGCGGGAGTCCGCGGTCGTCGGCGTGCCCGACGAGAAGCGGGGCGAGACGGTGAAGGCGTTCGTCAGCCTCCACGCGGGCCAGGAGGCCACGGCCGAGGAGCTGGTCGCGCACTGCAGGGAGCGGATGGCGGCGTACAAGTACCCCCGCCAGGTCGTCGTGCTCGACGAGCTCCCCAAGACCGTGACCGGCAAGATCCTGCGGCGGGAGCTGCGGGGCACCTGA
- a CDS encoding MFS transporter: protein MSTTSTTPPGHAARREARPAEMRKVAVASCVGTTIEYYDFFIYGTAAALVFPTVFFPALGSTAGTVASFATFAVAFVARPLGAVLFGHFGDRLGRKRTLVTTLLLMGAATVAIGLLPTAAAIGVLAPIALVVLRFLQGLAVGGEWAGANLLTAEYAPVGKRGFYAVFPQLGPAFAFALSSATFLLSDAVLGTTDGAFLSYGWRIPFIASALMVVVGLYIRISIEETPAFRAESARAEQVVGTKRPLPFVEVVRHQPREILLSAGLMSVLFGFFYMGTAYLTAYGTAPDGAALDRQFVLTTGIVAALALGAATLAGGVWSDRVGRRTVIITSGVLALAWALVLFPLLDTGTPLAFATGVVVTLAIFGLAFGPVGAYLPELFETRFRYTGAGAGYNLGGVLGGAVPPLLAPGLTASYGSIAVGVMLALLAVLSIACTAALGGRTRMSAAA from the coding sequence ATGAGCACCACCTCGACGACGCCACCGGGGCACGCCGCCCGCCGCGAGGCCCGCCCCGCCGAGATGCGCAAGGTGGCCGTCGCCAGCTGCGTCGGCACCACGATCGAGTACTACGACTTCTTCATCTACGGCACGGCCGCAGCGCTGGTCTTCCCGACCGTCTTCTTCCCGGCGCTGGGCTCCACGGCCGGGACGGTCGCGTCGTTCGCCACCTTCGCCGTCGCCTTCGTGGCGCGCCCGCTCGGCGCCGTGCTCTTCGGTCACTTCGGGGACCGGCTCGGTCGCAAGCGCACCCTCGTCACCACGCTCCTGCTCATGGGTGCCGCGACGGTCGCCATCGGCCTGCTGCCGACGGCGGCGGCCATCGGGGTGCTCGCGCCCATCGCCCTCGTCGTCCTCCGCTTCCTCCAGGGTCTCGCGGTCGGCGGGGAGTGGGCGGGGGCGAACCTGCTGACGGCGGAGTACGCGCCCGTCGGGAAGCGCGGCTTCTACGCCGTCTTCCCGCAGCTCGGTCCGGCCTTCGCCTTCGCGCTGTCGAGCGCGACCTTCCTGCTCAGCGACGCCGTGCTCGGCACCACCGACGGGGCCTTCCTCAGCTATGGCTGGCGCATCCCGTTCATCGCCAGTGCGCTCATGGTCGTCGTGGGGCTCTACATCCGGATCAGCATCGAGGAGACGCCCGCCTTCCGGGCCGAGTCCGCGCGGGCGGAGCAGGTCGTCGGCACGAAGCGACCGCTCCCGTTCGTCGAGGTGGTGCGCCACCAGCCGCGCGAGATCCTCCTGTCGGCCGGCCTCATGAGCGTCCTCTTCGGGTTCTTCTACATGGGCACGGCCTACCTCACGGCGTACGGCACCGCGCCCGACGGTGCGGCGCTCGACCGGCAGTTCGTGCTCACCACGGGCATCGTGGCGGCCCTGGCCCTCGGGGCGGCCACGTTGGCCGGCGGCGTCTGGTCGGACCGCGTGGGACGGCGCACGGTGATCATCACGTCGGGCGTGCTGGCGCTCGCCTGGGCACTGGTGCTCTTCCCGCTCCTCGACACCGGCACCCCGCTCGCCTTCGCGACCGGCGTGGTCGTCACGTTGGCGATCTTCGGCCTCGCCTTCGGGCCGGTCGGCGCCTACCTGCCCGAGCTGTTCGAGACCCGGTTCCGCTACACGGGCGCCGGCGCGGGCTACAACCTCGGTGGCGTGCTCGGCGGAGCCGTCCCGCCGCTGCTGGCGCCGGGCCTCACCGCGTCGTACGGCAGCATCGCCGTCGGGGTGATGCTGGCCCTGCTCGCCGTGCTGAGCATCGCGTGCACCGCCGCGCTCGGTGGTCGGACCCGGATGTCCGCCGCTGCCTGA